In Colletotrichum lupini chromosome 6, complete sequence, a single window of DNA contains:
- a CDS encoding cytidine and deoxycytidylate deaminase zinc-binding region, with the protein MSLTPDPTILQRCVELAREALEAGDDPFGSVLVSGDGKIIREDRNRVNTGENGDGKRDGTLHPEFTLARWAQLNLSAGERAKASVYTSGEHCPMCAAAHAWVGLGPIVYVSSSAQFSGWLEEFGLKAGAKVKPLSINDVAPSIAVQGPIPGLDEEVKALHKRRFQKSS; encoded by the coding sequence ATGTCTCTCACACCAGACCCCACAATACTGCAACGCTGCGTCGAGCTTGCAAGAGAAGCCCTCGAAGCCGGCGACGATCCCTTCGGCTCCGTGCTCGTGAGCGGAGATGGCAAAATCATTCGCGAAGACCGCAATCGTGTAAACACCGGCGAGAATGGAGACGGGAAACGCGATGGGACACTGCACCCGGAATTCACCCTTGCGCGTTGGGCGCAACTCAACCTTAGCGCCGGGGAACGGGCCAAGGCTTCGGTGTACACTTCCGGCGAGCACTGCCCGATGTGCGCTGCGGCCCACGCCTGGGTCGGACTTGGACCCATTGTCTACGTGTCTTCGAGTGCGCAGTTTTCTGGTTGGCTCGAGGAATTTGGGTTGAAGGCGGGTGCCAAGGTGAAGCCACTTTCTATCAATGATGTTGCGCCGAGTATTGCGGTGCAGGGTCCCATTCCCGGCCTGGATGAGGAGGTCAAAGCATTGCACAAGAGGAGGTTCCAAAAGTCATCGTAA
- a CDS encoding major facilitator superfamily transporter, with the protein MQFDKENKAAESPSRSLDHATDLDRPVYGDDAPIECPPHTTESKLITKIDFRVIPFLCVMYLLAFLDRVNIANANVFGLSKELELDGTLYNNALVVFFVPYILLEIPSNILLKKFKPHVWLSINMFGFGLVTMLQGFVQNYAGLCTTRFFLGVFETGMFPGAFYLIGMWYRRHEAQRRYSFFFNSTTLAGAFGGLLAAAIGKMSGVRGYAGWRWIFILEGLLTVVVSVFFFFWLPDFPEDVKWLSEDEKAFVSARLRADQGRSAVERKITFRDVGRIFKDYKVIVGGFMYFGLIVPAYGYAYFAPGIIQTYGYDSIQTQLHSVPPWVVAFGFSMIIAFISDKTRHRFGFAIFAICVAIAGFAILISVHNNTSVQYAALFLVAMGAYTAMPIIVCWFNMNLGGHHRRSIGSAWQVGFGNIGGIIAVFAFLKKDAPKYIPGYSISIAFVILSGLACLVYAIGCWSANRHRDRTAAESSLTEDEKMELGDMSPDYRYLL; encoded by the exons ATGCAGTTCGACAAGGAGAACAAGGCTGCGGAGTCGCCATCGCGCTCCCTTGACCATGCGACAGACCTAGATCGACCGGTCTATGGCGATGATGCCCCCATCGAATGCCCTCCTCACACAACAGAGTCGAAGCTCATCACAAAGATCGACTTCCGCGTCATCCCATTCCTGTGTGTCATGTACCTTCTGGCCTTCCTCG ATCGCGTAAATATCGCCAACGCCAATGTCTTCGGACTGTCAAAAGAGCTCGAGCTGGACGGTACACTGTACAACAACGCGctcgtcgtcttcttcgTGCCATACATCCTCCTCGAGATCCCCTCCAACATCCTCCTGAAGAAGTTTAAGCCCCATGTCTGGCTCAGCATCAACATGTTTGGCTTCGGCCTTGTCACCATGCTCCAGGGCTTCGTACAGAACTATGCTGGCCTCTGCACGACGCGTTTCTTCCTCGGTGTCTTTGAGACGGGCATGTTTCCGGGAG CGTTCTACCTCATCGGCATGTGGTACCGTCGCCACGAAGCTCAGCGCCGCTactccttcttcttcaacAGCACCACCCTCGCCGGCGCATTCGGCGGTCTCCTTGCTGCAGCGATCGGAAAAATGAGCGGCGTCCGTGGCTACGCCGGCTGGCGCTGGATCTTTATTCTCGAAGGCCTCCTAACTGTCGTCGTCAgcgtcttcttctttttctggCTGCCCGACTTCCCAGAGGACGTGAAGTGGCTCAGCGAAGACGAGAAGGCCTTTGTGTCGGCACGCTTGCGCGCGGACCAGGGCCGCTCTGCCGTTGAGCGCAAGATCACCTTCCGCGACGTCGGACGCATCTTCAAGGACTACAAGGTCATTGTCGGAGGCTTCATGTACTTTGGCCTCATCGTTCCGGCGTACGGGTATGCCTACTTCGCACCGGGTATCATCCAGACCTACGGATACGACAGTATCCAGACGCAGCTGCACAGCGTGCCACCCTGGGTTGTGGCTTTTGGCTTCTCGATGATCATTGCCTTCATCTCAGATAAGACGCGGCACCGGTTTGGGTTCGCAATCTTTGCTATTTGTGTGGCAATCGCTGGGTTCGCCATCTTGATTTCTGTTCACAACAACACGTCTGTGCAGTATGCGGCGCTGTTCCTTGTCGCAATGGGCGCGTACACCGCCATGCCAAT TATTGTTTGTTGGTTCAACATGAACCTGGGTGGCCACCACCGACGTTCTATCGGCAGTGCTTGGCAGGTTGGTTTCGGCAACATCGGCGGTATCATTGCTGTGTTCGCTTTTCTGAAGAAGGATGCGCCAAAATACATCCCTGGCTACAGCATCAGTATCGCTTTTGTTATCCTCAGCGGCCTTGCATGTTTGGTGTATGCGATTGGCTGCTGGTCTGCAAACAGGCACAGAGATCGCACCGCGGCGGAGTCATCGTTGACGGAAGACGAGAAGATGGAGCTCGGAGATATGTCTCCTGATTACAGATATTTGCTGTAG
- a CDS encoding CMGC/SRPK protein kinase: protein MFEVGTPCRSHSVAFGHFTWNLCHKPQDTRLCCSLQSLASLFDMGLIWDLFHLNRESKNAVIKYIKAVVAEQQSQPLAEEQRDNLSYQYWDNEEPEEPYMAYEEGMFHPVQLGDQLGNGKYIIVNKLGDGSFSTVWLAHSTKTGNKVAVKICASKSESSSTGDEMRISRMLRDDSSHPGHRVIGYYNDIFLHHGPNGTHECLVSEPTRATIAESKFRGFVFPTEIARALAAQLFQSNTSNTHKADHEDIGEDLHGGNMMLAMPAGEFACLTVKEIYEKYGKPIILPMDLCVEATDFHEEYPLPKNAPPYMLWKMFLTQDCDDLELSEARAQIKDFGESWQPELVTRYELNTPEPYRAPESMIAKKLQLPISYPADVWALGCFVFELYGRMDIFETYFPGYDGVFATMVHCMGKPPASWWDAWEKREQYIDDNCNYVRKGKSDPTPAEPDTIKLRVLEIPDHRAMDRFPEEKTFVPEEELQDLAAMLMRIFRWEPEDRVTAEELISDPWMQKWGIPAKEAMEVAYEKRRKEHEKPPFLSKSVAVGLAVGAFDRLAYILSLLSLTSWWRNLKGNLAEMKGNGWSAGVTCGYGSFVNRIKIAHADAIPLAYLVTKDSGIPLQQNGAAGCLKTFQLKLIVVWNPRHIE from the exons ATGTTTGAGGTCGGCACTCCTTGTCGTAGTCATTCTGTTGCCTTCGGTCACTTTACTTGGAATCTATGTCATAAACCCCAGGACACCCGTTTATGTTGTTCGCTTCAATCGCTTGCCAGT CTTTTCGACATGGGGCTCATATGGGACCTCTTCCACCTCAATCGAGAATCTAAAAATGCAGTCATCAAGTACATCAAAGCCGTCGTAGCTGAGCAACAAAGTCAACCGTTGGCCGAAGAACAACGAGACAATCTTTCGTATCAGTACTGGGACAATGAGGAGCCTGAAGAGCCGTACATGGCCTACGAAGAGGGTATGTTTCATCCTGTTCAACTTGGCGATCAGCTTGGAAATGGCAAGTACATTATTGTGAACAAACTTGGAGACGGCTCCTTCTCCACAGTGTGGCTTGCACATAGCACTAAGACAGGAAATAAGGTTGCTGTGAAGATCTGTGCCTCGAAAAGTGAGAGTTCATCGACGGGTGACGAGATGAGAATCTCAAGGATGCTTCGAGACGACTCGTCCCATCCTGGCCATCGCGTCATAGGCTACTACAACGACATTTTTCTTCACCATGGGCCCAATGGTACCCACGAATGTCTTGTTAGCGAGCCAACACGTGCCACGATAGCGGAGAGCAAATTCAGAGGATTCGTATTCCCTACTGAGATTGCACGAGCTTTGGCGGCACAACTG TTCCAATCTAACACGTCAAATACACATAAGGCTGACCATGAGGATATTGGTGAAGATCTCCACGGAGGGAATATGATGCTAGCTATGCCGGCTGGCGAGTTCGCTTGCCTGACAGTGAAAGAAATCTACGAGAAATACGGGAAACCAATTATCTTGCCGATGGATCTTTGTGTGGAGGCTACCGATTTCCATGAAGAATACCCTCTGCCAAAGAACGCGCCCCCATACATGCTATGGAAGATGTTTCTCACGCAGGACTGTGACGACCTGGAACTGTCGGAAGCACGGGCACAGATCAAGGATTTTGGTGAATCATGGCAACCGGAGCTAGTGACGCGGTACGAACTCAACACGCCCGAGCCATATCGGGCCCCCGAATCGATGATCGCCAAGAAGCTGCAATTGCCCATCAGCTATCCCGCTGATGTCTGGGCACTGGGATGCTTTGTCTTCGAGCTTTACGGCAGGATGGACATCTTCGAGACATACTTTCCTGGTTACGATGGTGTCTTTGCCACAATGGTCCATTGTATGGGCAAACCCCCGGCATCGTGGTGGGACGCCTGGGAAAAGCGCGAGCAGTACATTGACGATAATTGCAACTACGTCAGAAAGGGCAAGTCGGATCCGACACCTGCGGAGCCGGACACAATCAAACTACGAGTGCTGGAGATCCCTGACCACAGAGCCATGGACAGGTTTCCTGAAGAGAAGACTTTTGTGCCTGAGGAGGAGTTACAGGACCTGGCAGCGATGTTGATGCGGATCTTCCGTTGGGAGCCCGAAGACAGGGTGACAGCAGAAGAGCTAATCAGCGACCCATGGATGCAGAAATGGGGCATTCCGGCGAAGGAAGCCATGGAGGTGGCTTACGAGAAGAGGCGCAAGGAGCACGAGAAGCCCCCGTTCTTGTCGAAGTCGGTGGCCGTTGGTTTAGCGGTCGGCGCTTTTGACAGACTGGCCTACATTCTGTCTCTATTGTCTCTAACTTCTTGGTGGCGCAATCTGAA AGGAAATTTGGCAGAAATGAAGGGAAACGGTTGGAGTGCTGGCGTTACCTGTGGGTACGGATCATTTGTAAATCGCATTAAGATTGCACATGCCGATGCCATCCCATTGGCGTACTTGGTCACTAAAGATAGTGGAATACCTCTGCAACAAAACGGCGCCGCTGGCTGCTTGAAGACTTTTCAACTCAAACTCATTGTAGTCTGGAACCCACGACATATTGAATAG
- a CDS encoding nonselective cation channel produces the protein MGVIMHPAAQWGHPFVSYQIRMSGLQPTTPASLADTPYYYPKDHTTSIVYLQQPSLKNQAAGAEAWTKEIIQINESSVTLGRVTYRYCLIWRMMPSSRAKVNADGPSHFWKLFIGEHQASQRCKTPTVAPVKASQKNKFFDHEIMEGWPSWLWRQVKVSLTSVSWWGNPREFESRPFQIPFALRPEEEFIMCLMIVCQRPVYESPCVMLMNHLSSRVWLAGKMGVVEGEHVSCRSTRNAAAFIPFTSGGTSVAVQAADRIALVLSQIDLGPTRGAASARIVGGWANRKHNEEGVPDDLSVTEHCKQDVLSSLQLPQRQMEEGEGPRTPDLIDWTRPLSPWGDGDSMTRAANANDEPDLEAEQHVSVSATASVSVSTEVPPSVYFTIHRIRRLVLASIDDPYTLDQLREPRMNSLVVRPLVDRLYDPDDPTVVYCLLANRIQFLRQHISTAHHTVNVARATLCELVASRVLRRYHEDHPGQIGLLILAHILVEGFDPFQGAPEEVESECRQAQWPIQRRDGHERKLTTLELAIISESKLFLSSSACQRLVDAVWQGVVTYTPLSFVDILPDHYEYASVSLYEPHRAPLLDDRRLIVPWIRQVTELFQFVTLVGLYLLTMVYRSSPTISGWECLFAVYTAGWTLNEFAAIIEHGWAVHSQTLWSFLDITFSFIFSCYIFARLYDVLAYGGVIADGYGVHILCLAAPVLLTRVAFTIMPDNIVFIAMHAMMKDFTRLTFISIWCFMGFFLSLQWLIGSNETATSGSGQPALNWYDTCKWLIWTWFGLDGTGIDRSDEFHPILGPALMIAFAFLGNILFLTILVALLSNTFSKLIADAPAEIQFRRAVLTFAGVKSDSIFAYPPPFNLMAIAILLPLKSVLSPRSFHDLNISVIRTLNAPALLIISALERRRLAHPRRARSQSLLNWSFSGFNPHGDIQAVFKVERELEELDNLSDVGFAESELGSRVSWDVNRSGSRRRMARRRRPGRMVSPISVVFPLPSVQRAGTNEFEPLIPTHINCYVAWFGDGEIGLQRPRIGTGDNPRRSLRLEIAISLSLLFSLGCLFSGADQVNYYANSKAYPPAAGLSAKASLNNAGDAIPGRIRKQCQSLEVIIKQTLQTGSTAHFRESARRAAAPHAFRRANRARRKPAQRLNSKNLAERFLFASIEPSCRAMHFGPSLNNCTSVYPRTSTNKEIILELGHLLKLDSRRHWRNVRSEVSVLHSACKPFPAPKRKDEVFGKTSRPGKRYLSQSFGYNVPAHSILSLPSSIHSFMMVAFLQLLTFAVAVVAAPAEVSLDVGLGGKNCDGKFARTRPSSNSLVVDASGKQPNSYPTLNSAVAALKNVTDDQSIFIMPGTYTEQVRIPNYLGNLVIQGYTCDSRDYADNQATLTNNLSRTMANLTSNDQTATLRLWGDNIKIYNLNIANTFGQADKNGMALAVSAQKTNLGFYACKITGYQDTVYANEGRQIYAKTLINGAVDFIFGLRAAAWFEKCDIQTIGKGYITANGRHAANNTSFYVFNKANITGTSGTASVTLGRPWRPFSRVVFQHSEMSDVVAPIGWSIWDKTQSTANVYFKEFENTGPGAAGVRANFSSTLTKAVQDVELLGEGFKKEWWVDASYL, from the exons ATGGGGGTGATTATGCACCCTGCAGCTCAATGGGGGCATCCTT TTGTATCTTATCAAATTCGAATGTCCGGGCTGCAACCAACAACTCCGGCATCGTTAGCCGACACGCCCTACTACTACCCGAAGGATCATACTACGTCCATTGTCTACTT GCAGCAGCCATCACTAAAAAACCAGGCTGCAGGCGCCGAGGCTTGGACAAAGGAAATAATTCAAATCAATGAG TCTTCGGTGACTCTAGGAAGAGTCACCTATCGTTACTGTCTGATTTGGCGCATGATGCCCTCAAGCCGTGCCAAAGTCAACGCT GACGGTCCAAGTCACTTTTGGAAGCTTTTCATAGGTGAACATCAAGC GTCTCAGCGATGCAAAACACCAACTGTAGCCCCAGTCAAGGCTTCTCAAAAGAACAA GTTCTTCGACCATGAAATCATGGAAGGGTGGCCGAGTTGGTTATGGCGCCAGGTTAAGGTCAGCTTAACATCTGTTTCCTGGTGGGGCAACCCGCGCGAGTTCGAGTCTCGTCCCTTTCAAATACCTTTTGCGCTACGGCCTGAAGAG GAGTTCATTATGTGCCTTATGATCGTGTGCCAACGGCCTGTGTATGAAAGTCCATGCGTAATGTTGATGAATCACCTATCTAGCCGTGTGTGGCTTGCTGGAAAGATGGGTGTTGTTGAGGGTGAGCACGTG AGTTGTCGGTCAACCAGAAATGCCGCGGCGTTTATCCCATTTACGTCAGGCGGCACGAGCGTGGCAGTGCAAGCTGCTGATCGGATCGCGTTAGTGTTAAGTCAGATCGA CTTGGGACCAACGCGGGGAGCTGCATCGGCTAGGATTGTGGGTGGCTGGGCAAACAGGAAACATAACGAAGAGGGTGTCCCGGACGACCTTAGTGTGACTGAGCACTGTAAACAAGACGTTCTCTCATCATTACAACTCCCCCAACGTCAGATGGAAGAAGGAGAGGGCCCCCGAACCCCGGATTTGATTGACTGGACTCGACCACTGTCACCATGGGGTGATGGAGATTCGATGACGCGTGCCGCCAACGCCAACGACGAGCCCGATTTAGAGGCAGAGCAGCATGTCTCTGTCAGCGCCACCGCCAGCGTGAGCGTGAGCACTGAGGTGCCGCCCTCCGTGTATTTTACGATACACCG AATCAGGCGACTTGTACTTGCAAGCATTG ATGACCCCTACACCCTAGATCAGCTCCGTGAGCCTAGGATGAACTCATTGGTTGTCCGACCTCTGGTAGATCGCCTATACGATCCTGACGATCCAACGGTCG TGTACTGCCTCCTCGCCAATCGGATTCAGTTTCTCAGACAACACATTAGCACCGCTCATCATACTGTTAATGTTGCGCGTGCGACTCTCTGCGAACTCGTCGCAAGTCGAGTACTACGTCGATATCACGAAGACCACCCAGGCCAGATAGGCTTACTCATCCTGGCACATATCCTCGTCGAAGGGTTCGACCCATTCCAAGGTGCTCCCGAGGAAGTTGAGAGCGAATGCAGGCAAGCCCAGTGGCCTATTCAGCGTCGAGACGGCCATGAGAGAAAGCTCACGACTTTGGAACTGGCCATCATTTCCGAAAGCAAACTCTTCCTGAGTTCTTCAGCCTGCCAAAGGCTCGTCGACGCGGTTTGGCAAGGGGTCGTCACTTATACCCCCCTGTCGTTTGTCGACATCCTCCCGGATCATTACGAGTATGCCTCGGTTTCGCTATACGAGCCACATAGGGCACCGTTACTAGACGATAGACGCCTCATCGTACCGTGGATCAGACAGGTGACTGAGCTGTTCCAGTTCGTCACTCTCGTCGGCCTGTATCTCTTGACAATGGTATACCGGAGTAGCCCTACGATCAGTGGATGGGAATGTCTGTTTGCCGTCTACACGGCCGGGTGGACTCTTAACGAGTTCGCGGCAATCATTGAGCATGGCTGGGCAGTCCACTCACAGACTCTGTGGTCTTTTCTTGATATCACGTTCAGCTTCATATTCAGCTGCTACATCTTCGCTCGGTTGTATGACGTCTTGGCGTATGGTGGCGTCATCGCTGACGGCTACGGGGTGCATATTCTCTGCTTGGCAGCTCCTGTACTACTTACCCGCGTGGCCTTTACGATCATGCCGGACAATATTGTTTTCATCGCCATGCACGCCATGATGAAGGATTTCACCCGCCTAACCTTCATCTCAATATGGTGCTTCATGGGTTTCTTCCTGTCCCTGCAATGGCTGATCGGTAGCAACGAAACGGCGACCAGCGGAAGCGGTCAACCTGCCTTAAACTGGTACGATACCTGCAAGTGGCTCATCTGGACGTGGTTCGGCTTGGATGGCACTGGGATTGACCGCTCTGATGAGTTCCACCCCATTCTGGGGCCAGCTCTGATGATTGCATTTGCATTTCTTGGCAATATCCTCTTCCTCACGATCCTGGTCGCGCTGTTGAGTAATACCTTCTCAAAGCTCATCGCTGACGCGCCTGCGGAGATCCAATTTCGACGAGCTGTACTCACCTTCGCCGGTGTGAAAAGCGACTCAATCTTTGCTTACCCCCCACCGTTCAACTTGATGGCCATCGCGATCCTCCTCCCGCTCAAGTCTGTTCTCAGCCCGCGGTCGTTCCATGATCTGAACATCTCTGTCATCCGAACATTGAACGCGCCAGCGCTCCTCATCATTAGCGCTCTGGAACGCCGCCGCCTCGCTCACCCCCGACGCGCACGGTCGCAGTCTTTGCTGAACTGGAGCTTCAGTGGGTTCAACCCGCACGGAGACATTCAGGCCGTTTTCAAGGTGGAGCGAGAGCTGGAGGAATTGGATAACCTGAGCGATGTCGGCTTCGCGGAGAGTGAGCTCGGGTCACGAGTATCGTGGGATGTGAATAGGTCAGGATCGCGGCGGAGAATGGCGAGGAGAAGGCGGCCTGGGAGAATGGTGTCTCCCATTAGTGTAGTGTTCCCGTTGCCGAGTGTCCAACGGGCTGGGACAAACGAGTTTGAGCCGTT AATACCGACACATATTAACTGTTACGTGGCTTGGTTTGGGGACGGGGAGATAGGGTTGCAGCGGCCCCGGATAGGAACTGGCGATAACCCCCGGCGC AGTTTGCGGTTGGAAATTGCCATTTCTTTGTCTTTGCTGTTCAG CCTAGGTTGTTTATTCTCAGGGGCTGATCAGGTAAACTACTACGCAAACTCAAAGGCC TATCCACCGGCTGCCGGTCTGTCCGCCAAGGCATCTCTGAACAATGCTGGTGATGCTATCCCTGGAAGAATTAGAAAACAGTGCCAGTCCTTGGAAGTGATAATCAAACAAACTTTGCAAACTGGTTCGACTGCGCATTTCCGAGAATCTGCGCGGCGGGCGGCCGCACCACACGCCTTCCGCAGGGCAAACCGAGCTCGGAGAAAACCTGCCCAACGTTTAAATAGCAAAAACCTTGCTGAGAGATTTCTGTTTGCGAGCATTGAACCGAGCTGCAGAGCAATGCACTTTGGGCCTAGTCTCAATAACTGCACG AGCGTTTACCCGCGGACGTCCACCAATAAAGAAATAATTTTGGAGCTTGGCCACCTCCTAAAGCTTGACTC GAGACGCCATTGGAGGAATGTTCGATCTGAAGTCTCCGTCCTGCACTCCGCATGCAAGCCCTTCCCTGCACCAA AGCGCAAGGACGAGGTCTTTGGCAAGACCAGCAGACCAGGGAAAAGGTATCTGTCCCAGAGCTTCG GTTACAACGTCCCTGCCCACTCTATTCTGTCTTTACCTTCTTCTATACACTCTTTCATGATGGTTGCCTTTCTCCAACTTCTTACATTCGCCGTGGCAGTCGTCGCAGCTCCGGCCGAGGTTTCCCTCGACGTCGGCCTCGGTGGCAAGAACTGCGATGGCAAGTTCGCCAGAACCCGCCCTTCTTCCAACTCGCTGGTCGTCGATGCTTCCGGCAAGCAACCTAACAGCTACCCCACGCTTAACAGCGCCGTCGCCGCACTGAAGAACGTCACCGACGATCAGAGCATCTTCATCATGCCCGGCACCTACACCGAGCAGGTCCGCATCCCCAACTACCTCGGCAACCTCGTCATCCAAGGATACACTTGCGACTCCCGCGACTACGCCGATAATCAGGCCACCCTCACAAACAACCTCTCCCGCACCATGGCCAACCTCACTAGCAACGACCAGACCGCCACTCTCCGCCTCTGGGGAGATAACATCAAGATTTACAACCTCAACATTGCCAACACTTTTGGTCAGGCCGATAAGAATGGCATGGCGCTGGCTGTCAGCGCACAGAAGACCAATCTCGGCTTCTATGCTTGCAAGATTACCGGATACCAGGACACCGTCTACGCCAACGAGGGTAGACAGATCTACGCAAAGACCCTCATCAACGGCGCCGTCGACTTCATCTTTGGACTGCGCGCCGCAGCCTGGTTCGAGAAGTGCGACATTCAGACCATCGGAAAAGGCTACATCACCGCCAACGGCCGCCATGCAGCCAACAACACTTCATTCTACGTCTTCAACAAGGCCAACATCACTGGCACCAGCGGAACTGCCTCCGTCACCCTCGGTCGTCCGTGGAGACCGTTCTCCCGTGTCGTCTTCCAGCACAGCGAGATGAGCGATGTCGTTGCGCCGATTGGCTGGTCTATCTGGGACAAGACACAGAGCACGGCCAATGTCTACTTCAAGGAGTTTGAGAACACGGGTCCCGGTGCGGCAGGTGTAAGGGCTAACTTCAGCTCCACGCTTACCAAGGCTGTTCAGGACGTCGAACTTCTCGGCGAGGGGTTCAAGAAGGAGTGGTGGGTTGACGCTTCGTACCTGTAA